ACGAAGCAAGACGGTTCGGCAGTTTTCGCGGAGATTTTTTAAAATTGGGCGAAAGAACGATGAGAAGATGCCGGCGATCGAATACGACTCCCGCGTTCACGTCACGCGCGTCGCCGACCGACGCGAACTCGCTCCCGGGGTGATTCTCCTGGGTTTGGAAGCGCCGGAGTTAGTGCGCGCGACGCGCCCCGGTCAATTCGTCATGGCGATTCCGCCTGCCGGCGAATCGGCCGCGACGGCGCTGGGCATTTACGAAGCCGAAGGCACGCGAGCGAGCCTGCTGTTTTTTATAACGGGCAAGCGGACGCACGAGCTTGCCGAGTTACGGGTCGGCGAGCCGCTCGGCCTGATCGGCCCACTAGGTAACGGCTTCGACCTGTCGAGCGTTCCACAGCGCGCGGCAATCGTTGCCGGCGGCGTGGGCATCGCGTCGGTCCTGCTGGCGGCACAAGCGCTCGTGCGATCCGGTGCGAGCGTCGAATTGCTGTACGGAGCGCGTACGAGCGAGCTGCTGGTGGATGCGGAGCGCTTCGGCGAGGCCGGCTGCGAACTCGTCTTGGCGACCGACGACGGCAGTCGCGGACGGCATGGATTCGTGACCGAGTTGTTGGGGGAGCGTCCTGCCCCCGATCTGATCTTAGCCTGCGGTCCGACGCCGATGCTGCGCGCGGTCGGCGCGATCGCCGCTGAGCTCGGGGTTCCCGCGCAGCTGTCCCTGGAAGAGACGTTTGCATGCGGCGTCGGCGGGTGCTGGGGATGCGTCGTGCCGCTCGCGCGTTCGAGCGCACAGGCGCCGAGCTTTCCACCCGCTTCGCGCGGCGGCAGCGACGTCGTGTTCGCGCGCGTTTGCAAAGAAGGGCCGGTGTTCCGCAGCGACGAGTTGCAATGGTAAGTTTAGAGACCGACATCGGAGGTCTGCGGCTGTCGCATCCGACGCTGATGGGCAGCGGTTGCTACGGCTCGGGTGACGAGTTTGCTCCGTTCGTGGATCAAACGGCCATCGGCGCGATCGTGCTCAAGAGCGTTACGCGCCTGCCGCGGCTGGGGAATCCGACCCCGCGTTTGGTTCGCACCCCGGCCGGGATGCTCAACGCCATCGGCTTGCAGAATCCCGGAATCGATTGGTACGTCGAACGCGAACTGCCGAAGTATGCCGGCCGAGCGTGTCCGCTCGTCGGCAGCGTAGCCGGCTTCAGCGTCGACGACTACGCATACGTGTGCGAGCGGCTCGCGGCCGACGACGCGATTGCCGCCGTGGAGTTGAATATCTCATGTCCGAACGTGGCCAGCGAAGGCGAGACGTTCGCCTGCGATCCGGCGCTGGCGGCCAAGGTGGTCAAAACGGCGCGCACGACGACCGACAAGCCGCTGATCGTCAAGCTCTCTCCCAACGTGACGGATATCGCCGCCGTCGCCGTCGAGGTCGAGTCCGCCGGCGCGGACGCATTGGCGGTCATCAATACGGTGCGCGGGATGGGGATTGACGTCGAGACTTGGCGGCCGCGGTTGGGCAACGTGACCGGCGGACTCTCGGGCCCGGCGATTCGCCCGATCGCGGTGCTGGCCGTGTACGAGGTGGCGCGTGCGGTCACGATTCCGATCGTCGGACAAGGCGGCATCGAGACCGTCACGGATGCGCTCGAATTCTTTTTGGCCGGCGCCGCGGCGGTCGCGATCGGTACGGCGAACTTCACCGACCCGCGCACGCCCGAGCGCATCGCCAACGGCCTGCGCGACTATTTGCAGCAG
The Candidatus Cybelea sp. genome window above contains:
- a CDS encoding dihydroorotate dehydrogenase electron transfer subunit gives rise to the protein MPAIEYDSRVHVTRVADRRELAPGVILLGLEAPELVRATRPGQFVMAIPPAGESAATALGIYEAEGTRASLLFFITGKRTHELAELRVGEPLGLIGPLGNGFDLSSVPQRAAIVAGGVGIASVLLAAQALVRSGASVELLYGARTSELLVDAERFGEAGCELVLATDDGSRGRHGFVTELLGERPAPDLILACGPTPMLRAVGAIAAELGVPAQLSLEETFACGVGGCWGCVVPLARSSAQAPSFPPASRGGSDVVFARVCKEGPVFRSDELQW
- a CDS encoding dihydroorotate dehydrogenase; this encodes MVSLETDIGGLRLSHPTLMGSGCYGSGDEFAPFVDQTAIGAIVLKSVTRLPRLGNPTPRLVRTPAGMLNAIGLQNPGIDWYVERELPKYAGRACPLVGSVAGFSVDDYAYVCERLAADDAIAAVELNISCPNVASEGETFACDPALAAKVVKTARTTTDKPLIVKLSPNVTDIAAVAVEVESAGADALAVINTVRGMGIDVETWRPRLGNVTGGLSGPAIRPIAVLAVYEVARAVTIPIVGQGGIETVTDALEFFLAGAAAVAIGTANFTDPRTPERIANGLRDYLQQRGIASIREIVGKANVGLADAHEYEGDEG